GCACAGAGAGAATATCCCCACGCAGGCGACGGTGCAGATCAGTAATTAGATCTCGCTAGGCTGCAAACATGCATCTTAGGTTTCGCCTAATAAGTACGCAGAATTAACCCCTGCCCAGTGCTCGATCACTAAACTCCGAGTCTAAGGAACCACCTTGCTTTGCAAATTAAGATCCCTTGTGCACTCGCAGCATACCTTCGCAAAGATCCCTTCTGAGGGTATGCAGCAGTTAGCTAACGACTCTGGAGATCGAGTTGGATGCTTGGAGCAACACACTCTATATATAACAATGATGATATGACTCAGCAACGCACATAATATAGGAGTGCATGATGACCCGCTGATGAGCTCGAATCACCCTctaattttcttttaatttgATTTTCTCCCTGATAGGACCGGCCGCACGGACGGACGTAGTGACAACGGACAACCACCAGGCTCCATAATTTTTCGCTTTCCCTGTTTGGGATCACTATTTATTCTGAATTCGTCCAGCGGTCGAGACAAAGATGACCTAGTCCAACACTTAGTTAATCCGATGTGCTCGCTTCTCCGGCGAAATGGGGGTCGTAGTCTCATACGTAGGGCTAGCTGGTTGGCCATAATATTAATCTCTCAGCTCTGTAATGCAAGTAGCAACTGCAGCTGCAACTGTTGGATGGGGATGGAGGGGTACTCTGCTTTTTCAGCATTAGAGAATGGTTCTGCTGCATAGATTGGTCATTGGTATAGTAAATTCTTGTGTCAAGTTAAACAAACGTGATATACTCCCTGCTAATTTAGCTTTTGCACAATAATGGAGGCGCCTTAGCTGCCAATTCGGTGCTTTACTGACGGGGAGATTCTCCAGAGTCATTGGagccatttttcttttcaaatttgacaGCCCAGCCAATGATCTCAACTCTATATCAAAGTCAGAGGTACTCTCTAGTCCCTAGTGACAGGTTAGCCCTCTAATACTCGATCCGTCCGTGTGACACGCTACATGTCGTTTTAGTAGATGCAGAAATCAAACATTTTAAGATTTGATCACCGATAGCCAAATGTATATCATAAAatttatacttcctccgtccaacaacggatgtctcaactttgattaaatttgaatgatctatacactaagtcatgtctaaatgcatccaaattttgacaaacttgggACATCTTTTGTTTGACGGAGGAGTACCTGTTTTTATTTACTCGGACATACTTTCATCCAAGTACCAACCGCACGCGAAGTGGTGAAGCTTTTGACAGTTCttcataaaatttgtttttgacaACGTTTCATGATCTCTTCTGTGTTTACTTTGAAATCCTCTTAATAACACCCCCTCTACAAACAGAGCCAAGCTCCGCCACTATATGAGCGTGCAAACAAGTTTGACTAACATAATTGAAACATGAAGAAAAAACTATTCTATTGACATTCGGAGGTGTAGCTTAATTTTTCTTAAACATTTACATGCTGTTTATCTTGAATTTTTATTGTGGATTTTTTAATTAACAACTTTTGCATGCTATTAAACATAGGCTAGTATAAACAAGAGAAGTATTACAAAGTGCAAGATTTGATTTCCACATATATcaatcatctaaaaaaattatgttaaaattttgaaacattgtaaAAAGAATGAAATGTCACATTAAAAAAGTTCTAACTAAAGAAATGTCACATAAAAACTGTAAGCAAGAAAAAAGCAACAATACTCATGTATAAAGAATGAAATTAAGAGTAATCAGAAGTAAGTACAATTAACAGGCTACAAATATAGGAGTGATTAGGGAATGTTATAAAAATTATCTGTAACCGTTAGATCATGAATAACTACAGAAAAAGAttaaacactttttttttctcgaacacacCGAGCggcgtgtcattttcattaagaaggaAGCGCAAGAAGCGCGAGTACAAACGAAGGCAACAAAAGGTGAGAGCCAACGGGctcaaaacaacaaaaaaagagaatggaaAAAAAGGCCAAAGCCAGTATACAGGGAGGGGCTCGGATGAGAAGTATGCCAACCAACTCTTGTTTTTTATTCCAGTAGAAATTGATGTTCAAACTGTAAAACTGAGAGCTAAACTGAAGATCTTGTTAAAGCTTAAAGCAACACTGTGTCGTGGAGAGAGTAGTATTTTAGGATGATTTTCCCTCGATGCTTAGAAGGAAAATACCTTAATTTGGCTAGTGAAAGTAGTTAACAATGTTAATGAGTGAAATAAAGGTAATAGGCACACAATTTGGATGCTAAAGGATGCAGTGGCATTATATAGACGCTTAACTACATCATGGGAATTCAGGTTGTGTTTGccctcctttttgaaaaaaaagggttgTATTTGGCGTTGCATATTTTCTTCCGAAGGCACTTCCAGTTCCATGCATGGTTGACAACATGTCCTTATTTGAATTGGGAACATGATACCAGCCCAATACGCAAACACATAAAGTTGAAGAGGCGTTCTGTTTAGTTAATCTGGATTTATTCCTCTTAATAGTGTGCTCCACATAGATAGATACCACACGTAGCACAAAGtagacaaaaacaaaactcatAATGAATGGCCACTAGAATCGCACAAGAGCGGGGAATGCTCCTGGCCACGGGAATCGCAATTCGCAAAGCAGGGTTATACACCATGAAACGAGTGCGAACAAAAAGGCCTCAAGCTCGTCTCTGTCTCCgcggaaagaaagaagagaaaaaggaattagaggaagagagaggcaTATATCCATGCGCCCCATATAGCCCTTGCTAGCGGGCAGCGCGCACGCACCGGAGATTAAAGATCATTCCACCGAGCCACGCACTTACCCGTGTTGTCTCGGCTCGCAAGGGCTCGACACATCGGCATCGCCGTGTGCACTTCCCGATCTGCTGTTTCggtacaaatttgaaacaagaatttaggaacggaagaAAACGATCGATCCCCAGCAGCGACGCAGTATAATATTCCTACGACGTCGGTTCCGTTCAATCTTCCAGGGACATAACACAACACAACTTGGGCTGGGGGGCATCTTTCCGGAGAAAGCGAGCCGCGGCCGACGGAAGGGGGACGAGGAAAGAGCAGCAATCATGTGCGGGACAGAGGAACAGCTCGAACGAATATTCACGATCGGCTCGACGAACAGCGAGGCGAAAACGACGACGGTGTTTTGTTCTGTTGTTAGTATTTTACAGAGCAAGTGATGGGCGCCAAAAAGGACCCTTCTGTCGCCCTGTGCTGCAGATGGCACCTAATTCAGTTGGGGTATATGGATGACTCCAGTATTATATATATGTGATCTGGTGCGTGCAGTCGGGAGGTAAGAGCTTTGATCGGCGATGCAAAGAGGAGGTCAAAGGCTAGCGGGAATCCTATGCGCGCCGTCGATTAAACAAGGCAAGCCACTACATGGGATACGAATTGTACGAAAGCTAGGGCAAATCCTATCCTAAATTCCTGTCCGGTTGGGAGTTACTATATATTAGCTCCACCGCACGGGTCTCATGGTGCATCCGTCAAAAGATTGGTGTCAAGGGACGGATTCGTTAGTTCTGGGCGCAGATTGGTTGGTTATCGTCAGATCGACAGCAGAGTTAACAGATGCAGCATTTTTCAGTTTCTTAAGGGAGAAGAGACATCTATCATTTCCAGTCTAGCTACTGGTTTCGTTGTGTTGGAAGCAGGCGTTCATTTGGTATGGATTAACAACAACATAGTGTGGACATGTGGTGGTGGCCGTAGATACTACGAAGAACAATGGGTTTCAGTTGTTGTAGGTTGCCAGGTTGGGTCGATGAGCACATCAGGCATGCAGCGATCACGCTTGAATCCCAGGGTATTATGTCGCAGAGAAGAAAAACGGATGTCAGCCCACCGTCTTGACCCATACCAGCAAAAGACGAAAACTGCCAAAACAAAGCCCAGTTTTTTTCAGTAAACTGGAGCGACTAAGGAAGGCCAACATCTGttcctcaaaaacaaaaaggccCACAGGAAAATAAAGCCCACAAGGCAAAACAAAACCCAGGCCGGGTTCGTGTGCCACTATCTGCCCGACACGCGTGATCTAGAATCGTCTTCCGTCTGTCAAGCTCCGCGGCCCATCTCGAGCACTCGCCCCGCGGCCATGAAGGATCCCTTTGAGGCGGCCGTCGAGGAGCAGGAGTCGCCGCCGGACTCGCCGGCGCAGCCcgaggaggacgccgccgcagAGGCACCCCACGCGATCTCCGAGGATTATGACGGCGGCGCAGCCTCCGGTGGCccgcgcgccccgccgccgcggccgcagcCTTCGTCGCATGCCGGGCCCTCCACCTCGGTCGCCCCGGCCTTGCCTAGGACCAAGGTCCGGCACCAGAAGGAGCaagatgacgacgacgacgaggaagaccaCATGGAGGTTGACCTCGACAAGCTGCCCTCCGGCACCAGCGACCCCGACAAGCTTGCCAAGATGAAGTCAGTGCCTGTCTATCCCTTCCTCGACCTAGCTTTGGCTTATTTGATGCTAGaaatttgcttcttcttttcacATTGTAGCTGATTTCTTGGTAAAAGAGATGGGCGTTTGTGAATCAGCTATTCTGTGTATCCTAATTTGGCCCAAGTTAACCACATAAAGATCATTTGCAAGCAGGAAGTATATAGATGGCTATACAATCCAAGCTTTGGCCAAAGTGTAGCATGTTAGCATCATTcgcccataatttttgtttagTTAGTTTGTGATAGTTGCACCTGTTCCAGGGATGGTTTATGAATAGTACTAGAAAATAAGCTTTTCTCTGTTGTTAGACAAGTAACTACAGTTACAGATCAAATTGGCATTCTTCACTTCTACTCCTTCGGTCCGGTATTAAGTGTCGCGACTTcgtctagatacgcatgtaccTACATACtaaaacgcgtctagatacatgcgtatctagacaaatttgcgacacttaataccagatggagggagtaggattTATATTCCAGAAAAGGGCTCATATTGTGTGTATCAAGTGCTGAATGCTTCCTTTTATAGTGCTCTACTGTCCCAATTTACTGAAGACCAGATGAACCGGTATGAGTCATTTCGGAGATCTGGATTCCAGAAATCGAACATGAAAAAGGTATGGCCCTGTTCCATATTTCACTGAAGTTAACTTGAATAATTTAAATTGAAGAATCTGATACATCTATCATGCACACCTGTCTCAATTTGTCTCattgtttgcatttatatAAGGTATCTATATAATGTTATGTTCATATTATAATCTTGCTGGGCTTGTCTTAAGTCTTAAGCCTATCCCATGTCTCTGTTTTCCTGTTACAGAACACTTTATTTCCCGACATGTTTCCTTTCCTTTGTGAAAGGTCGTTTTGGAATTATACCAGTagtaaatagtactccctccgtttctaaatgtaagaagttcTAGCATtctcctaagtcaaactttttaaactttgatcaaatttataaaaaaatctaccaacatctatgGCTCTAAAtgagttttattaaatccatcatgacGTATATTTTTgcaatatatttatttgatagtatttatgttgatattttctataaacttgatcacattgtaaaaagtttgacttaggacaaagctagaacttcttatatttaggaatggaggtagTACATGTCTTGAATTTGTCAAATTGTAGATGAAACTTCATTAGTGCTTGCTTTCACCCTGGTTGGACCCTGTTTGTTTTCTCATTGCATATCGTTAGCATTTGTCTTTACTGATTAACTCTGCACTTCCCtcaaaattgaagaaaagactgGCAACATATCTGTTTGTGCTAGTAAGTTATAGGAGGCTACAAGGGATTCTTGTAGAACCATTCTGCAGGTTGATTTAGTTTTCTTGCTAATATTTTGTAAAGTGGACGATGGCCTTGTGTCTGGAGCCATCAGGTCTAAAACGCTCCACTGGTGGCAGGGACAAATGGCTTCATGCATTTGCTGTTCAGTGATTCAGTCGAGTGTGTGCATAGATTTTAGACTTGACCTTTTATCTCTTGTTTTTGCCAGCTATTGGCGAGTATTACTGGAAGTCAGAAGATATCTATGCCAACAACGATTGTGGTATCAGGAATAGCAAAGATGTTTGTTGGTGAGGTTATTGAAACAGGCAAGTTCAGAGTACTTATCGTATTTACATTGTTTCTTATAGAACTCTACCACCTATGACATCGATGTATGCAATATTTGTGGTTATATGTGTTAGCATGAACAAGCAACATATCTGGGGTTTTATATTTGTTGATTAATTAAGTGTTTATGGTTGTCCCTGCCAAAAGTCCTTTCTGCTTTTCAGCTCATGATATATTGTATGAAACACAATTTCTGTATCCCCGTCCTATGCAAATTAGGTTGGCATAACAAGCAaagtatatgcaattttatatttattaACTCATTATAGGTTTATAGCGAGCCTTCTGTAGTTTTTCGTTCCAAAAGTCATTTCTGCTTTCCAGTTCACGATATATTATTGTATGAAACATATTTCACGATATATTAGATGGTGTTTTTGAACAATTCAACCTGTGTATTGCAGCTAGAATAGTTATGACTGAGAGGAAGGATTCTGGACCCATCAGACCTTGCCACATCAGAGAAGCATACCGAAGATTGAAGCTTGAAGGGAAGATCCCAAAGCGATCTGTTCCAAGGCTCTTCCGCTAGAATTGAAGCTTGTATGTTGATGCCACTCAGAACCTGTATGATTCTATTCATTTTACTTTGGTTTTCAATGTTCTCTTTATTTGCCATCACAAAATGAGCAAAGAACAAGCTGAGTCCCAAGGGGAAGTatgatgctgctgctctgtATTGGCTGTAAGGTCGTGTCTGTTAACTAGCTGTACCGTGGCAACAATCGTGTCCGTTGAATCTGGTGGCAATTCATTTCGTGAcatgatccataaaaaattcTAAATGATGAAATGAAGTGAGCATTTATTAAGCAGATGTTACTCAGAAACCTGCAAATAAAATAACACTGCAGATTGGTATGTAGGAGATCTAAGACCAAAGCACGTGCTAGTTAGTTACTTTTGATCAAGTAGCATGCATGTACGTACCTAATAAAACATGTGTTGTCtgttgcatatctccactGATCATCAACTATAGGGTTGGGATATTGCACCTTCCACACCGGCGACATAGGTAGTAACAACACgcagatactccctccgatcttaaattctcACTAAATTcttattgttgttttagttcaaaacaTATTAGTCGTAATTTAtttatcggagggagtatctgttAAGAAAGGCAAGCCAATCTGATACTGGGGATCAAATTTGCATATCAGAAGCTAAGAAGAAATCTGAAGCTGATGGTATGCAAACATtgtgtaagaaaaaaaatgggatATGCGAATACTCAAATGTACCTGCACAAGTATAGTTTTGCAGTTTGCATCCCGGTTTCCCAATTTTATCTATCAGTTCTTAATACACTCAGGATAATCCTTTGGCGCAACCGTCAAGAAAAATAACCTTCGTTTGAACTTGTGAAACTGTGAAATATCATATTAATAAATGATTACAAGTAGAGGATGCAGATGCAGCACCATgtcggaaaaaaaatgcacaacTAATTATATCCAGGTTTTGTGAAGCGCTAATATTTCAAGTCGTAAAGAGAAGCGATGAGTCAAATATATAACTGCACACCAAGAACATAAAAATGGACCTGGGAGATTTCCGCTTCCCTGCTTGCTCAGTGATCCtaacaaaaatatactccctccgtcccatatcaagtgactcaaatttttgcccaaatatgaaggTATCTATGCTCAAAAAACGCTAAAAAAATGGGCCCGAGGGAGTAATCACTAGCAACACGCAGGTTTGCTGCAACGGGGTATCTGGATAGGAAGGTGCAGCAGCTGCGCACTACTGCCCAATTCGGAGAAGAGGCGAGGCACCGCTGGGAAGCTGCACGGTCTCAAGCAAAAGCTGACAGAAAGAAATGGGGAGAGATCGCTCACCGTCTTATCACGTTAGTGTCATACCCGAggcgctccttgttgccggaCGCATCTGCCATGGAGTCGACCCTGAGAGCAAGGGGAGAAGGTCAGAAGGGGTACCGCCTTGCCGCCGCTTGCCTCACCGCTGAGGTGCTCCTTTGCTCAAGAAGGGTCTGCTGCGACATCAGCGCTGAGGGCATGAAGAAAGGTTTCTCACGATAGGAGCAGCCGCCGGAGTACAGaagggatggcggcggcctgcaGCACGGAGAGGGCCGGCCGTGGTGGTTTGGTAGGGGAGATGGAGCGCTGCACTTTCCATGCGACAGGGGAAAACCCGAATCCGAACGTTTTTCTCTCTAGCGTCTCGCCTCAGCTTCGAGTTAGGCCCAAGTAGCAACCCAATTAATCAGGGAGCAGCAGCCCATAGGAGACATACAGGTTCATGCGGGACTCAGAGTGAACGGCCAGGGACGTCCTACACGCCCGATGAACGGCTCGCAGGTATGATagctttttgtttttttcttggcaGGTATGATAGCTCGATAGAGCATCTGGACAGCCCAGTTTTACTTTCCTAAATGTATTCTTCCTACAATCTGGGCCTTGGCCCATCTGACCGCCTGCCCTGCTGCCAGCCCAACCGAACCGCACGCCTTCTCGCCTCCCTGCACGGCTGCACCTTCGTCTGCTTTCTTCTTCCACGAGCACACCAAGCGGCCCCTCCAGAAACGCACACAGCGGGACTGccctgctggctgctgcccACTTGCCCAGATTTGGAAaccctaaaaagaaaaaaactagcCCAGATTTTGGATGGACGGTTGTTTTATTCTTCAATCCCTGTCTCAAGGCAATTTTGCCCGCCCAGCTGCGTCCTGcgtcccctcaaaaaaaaaaaaagctactccACCTGCGCCCCTGCCCGTGCCCAGTGCCGCTGATCTCTACTCCAGGTCCAGCGCCACCGCCTTTCATCCCCAACgccgctccctcctccccaTGCTCAGCACCGCCGGCCACTTGCGCCCCATCCCATGCCCCCTCCACCCTCTCTGccctttctccctctctcctaccttctctctccaTGGTCGAGATACGGCGGCGGGGactcggcggcgaggagcgccCCTTTGTTCTCTCTCCATGGCCGAGCAGAGCGGCCCGGCGGCGGTCGTGCCTCGAGTAGTGAAGATGGGCAAACGAACGAAGAGTGACGGGTGCGCGGGGCaacggcggaggaggcagcTGCAAGGGGCGACGGCGGAGCGCAGCGGCGATATAGCAGCGGACGAGAGGACACGAAGAGAGGAActcttttgagttttgacgGACGACGGGAgcgttttcttcttcttattctttCGTACTCGCGGAGATATTTCGGTTTTCGTGTGGTTAACTAGCTTGACGGTGCTACTAGTAACAATTGTGTACGTTGAATCCGGTGATTTCGTTCCAATTGGTGACATGATCGATCGAAAAAAATAATCTGTGGTAACAATAGGGTCCGTTGAATCTGATAATTTCGTCCCAACTGTTAACATGATCGTCCAAATTGTTAACATGATCGGCCGAAAAAATCAAAATGATTTTCATCCCAATTGTTGACATGATCCGCCAAAAATATCCTAGTAAAATGAACTGAACCTTATATACGTCCTCATGCTTGTGTTGTATGATTAATGACTGAGGTTTGAGATTACTCCCTTTGTTCCGGTTTATAGGTCCGATATCACAAGTTGCGTTCTAATTTTCTTAAATGATCTCCTCTTTGCCctgatttttgtttcttcggATCCCCTCGTTTCCTGCCATAATTTCAGGCACTTACTCCTTCCCGCAATTTTTAGGCTCGTGCCAAACAATTAGCCACCCACGTAGGCGTCGATTCTAATGGCAGTATGCAAGGCTTGTGCTGAATAGTCATCACACATCACTTCTCTGAGCTGCCGACTTCGGCTTTCCAATGAAGAATCAAACCCAACCACAGAGAGCCAGCGGACACGCCGAAATGACCGACTAACAAAACAATCAGCactccctaaaaaaaatagcgcAGCCTAAATTATGCCCACAACCACCCTCGTTGCCACAAAAGATGTCAATAAAGACCGTGTGGACAGGCTGCCAAGAACCACTACACCAACAGCCGGTCCCACTTCCAAAACCGAAAGCGGCACCATCACCAAATCCAAGATCTGATATGTGGTTTCCGCCGGATCTCGTCGGcaaggagagagaagagaaagaaatggATACCTTAGAGAGAAGCGGGGGCGAGAGCgtcaagaaaacaaagatcTTGCCGGCAGCCTCCCTCGGTGATGATCCCCTCAGTGAGATCCTTATTCGCCTTCCTGACATGGCGTCACTCACCAGCGCCGCCCTCGTTTGCACGAGCTGGAGCCGATTGGCCCGCCTCCCAGCCATCTTTCGCCGCTTCCTCCCACTTTGAAGGCCCCCTCTCATCGGCTTCATCCTCATCAATTGCAGCCATAGGCCCTACCACTGCCCCGACTACTGTTTCATCTCTGCCAAATCCCAAAACCCCAA
The Brachypodium distachyon strain Bd21 chromosome 2, Brachypodium_distachyon_v3.0, whole genome shotgun sequence genome window above contains:
- the LOC100838901 gene encoding transcription initiation factor TFIID subunit 11, with protein sequence MKDPFEAAVEEQESPPDSPAQPEEDAAAEAPHAISEDYDGGAASGGPRAPPPRPQPSSHAGPSTSVAPALPRTKVRHQKEQDDDDDEEDHMEVDLDKLPSGTSDPDKLAKMNALLSQFTEDQMNRYESFRRSGFQKSNMKKLLASITGSQKISMPTTIVVSGIAKMFVGEVIETARIVMTERKDSGPIRPCHIREAYRRLKLEGKIPKRSVPRLFR